AGCGATATCCTGCTCCACCAGCGGATAAGGCATCGTCGCTACGCCAAGGCCCGCCAGCAACGCCTGGCGCTTCTCTTCAATGGAACTCACCGTCAGGCGCTGCTGTTTATCAAGCAGCGTGACGGTTAATACCGGGCGATCGCGGGCGGTATCGGCCACCGCAATCCCGCGATATTTAACGCGCGTCACCTCAGAAAGCGGCTCCGGCTCAAGATGAATCGGGTGATCCGGGCTGGCGACATAGACGCTGAGCATGCTGTAGAGCTTGCGGGTATTGATTTCGGTAGAGGCGCGAAAGTGCATATCGGGCGCGATAACGATATCGGCACGGCCCTGCTCCAGCCGTTCCCAGGCACCGGCCAGCACCTCGGTCATCAGCGAAATCTGCGTGTTGGCCTTAGCCGCCAGCTTCTCAACCAGCGGAAACAGCTGATAAGTCGGCACCAGCGCTTCCACCACGATGGTCAAATGCGTTTCCCAGCCGCGTGCCAGCGCTTCAGCATCGGTGGTCAGCTTATCCGCCGCTTCCAGCAACACGCGGCCACGCTCCAGCAGCATGCGGCCAACGTTGGTAAATTTCGTGCGATGGCCGGAGCGGTCGAAGAGCACCACGTCCAGCTCCTCTTCCAGTTTCTGCATGGTATAGCTGAGCGCCGAGGGCACGCGGCCCAGCTCATCCGCCGCCGCAGCAAAGCTGCCGCGCCGATCGATGGCATCCATTACCCGTAGTGCTTCCAGCGTTAACGCCCGATCTTTCGCCATGCGGTTTCTCTGTCAGGAAATTTGAATATGCTCGGCAGATTAACTGGCTAACAATCTGTCGTCCAGATATTTACCATAGGTGATAGCCTTACTGCCGGTCAGACAAGGCCTCTGGAGGAATACCATGATTACTACCCGCGCCGCAAAAGAGTGCGGTCAGGCTGATTACGGCTGGTTACAGGCTCGCTACAGCTTCTCATTTGGCCACTATTTTGATCCAAAATTACTCGGTTACGCGTCGTTGCGCGTATTGAACCAGGAAGTGCTGGCGCCCGGTGCGTCACTGCAACCGCGCGCCTATCCGCGCGTGGACGTGCTGAACATTATTTTGCAGGGCCAGGCGGAATATCGCGACAGCGAAGGCAATCACATCAGCGCACGCAGCGGTGAAGCGCTGCTGCTGTCGACCCAGCCCGGCGTCACCTGGAGCGAGCTTAACAGCAGCAAAGATACACCGCTGACACGGCTACAGCTCTGGCTCAACGCCTGCCCGGAGCGGGAAAATCCGCTGCTGCAGCGCGCCGCCCTGCCCACTGAGGCCACATGCAGCCTGCTGGCCTCGCCGGACGGTGAAAAGGCCAGCCTGCAGCTGCGCCAGCAAGTATGGATTTATCACGTTCAGCTTGAGCCAGGTGAGAGCCACAGCCTGCCGCTGCGCGGTGCGCGCGCCTATTTGCAGTCGATTCACGGCTCGCTGTTTGCCGGTGACGAAGAGGCGCAACAGGCCAAACTTGGCTGCGGCGACGGGGCGTTTGTTGATGGCGAGAGTTTGCTGCGATTAACGGCGAGAACGCCGCTGCGGGCGCTGGTGATTGATCTGCCCGCCTGAAGCGAAAACGGGCAGCAAATGCTGCCCGACAGGCATTATTGCAGAATGGTAAACGCGGTGGTGACGTGCTTAACGCCGCTTACCCGGCTGGCAACATCCGCAGCGGCTTTCGCCTCAGATGGCGTGACCAGGCCCAGCAGGAAAACCTCGCCGTTTTCGGTAGTGACCTTCACGTTAGACGATTTCACCTGATCGCTGCCCAGCAGCTGCGAACGAATTTTAGTGGTGATCCAGGTATCGGAAGATGAGGTACCAAACGTCACTTTCTCGCCGGTGCGCAGCTCGTTGTAGACTTCGGTTGCGCCATCCACGCCGGCAGCGATCTGTTTCGCCCGGCTGGCGATATCCGCTGACGGTGCCTGGCCGGTCAACAGCACTTTGCCCTGATAAGCGGTGGCGACAACGCGCGCCTGGGTCTTAATCTGTTCATCTTTAGCCAGCGCATTGGAGACACGTAGCTCCAGCGTGCTGTCATCAACCTGAGTACCGACGGTGCGCGGATCGGTAGCCGATTTGGTGGCCATCGCGGCGCTGCCCACGACCACGGCCGCACAGCCCTGTAACATCAGTGCGGCAAGTACCAGTGCTACTGCAGAGAATGCCTTCATTGTTGCTCCTTCGATTATTCCTGGTGTGGAAATAAGGTGTTATCGATCAGATCGCACAGGCAGTTAACCGTTAACATGTGCATTTCCTGAATCCGTGAGCTGCGGTGAGACGGAATGCGGATCTCCACATCG
The sequence above is drawn from the Duffyella gerundensis genome and encodes:
- a CDS encoding pirin family protein, translating into MITTRAAKECGQADYGWLQARYSFSFGHYFDPKLLGYASLRVLNQEVLAPGASLQPRAYPRVDVLNIILQGQAEYRDSEGNHISARSGEALLLSTQPGVTWSELNSSKDTPLTRLQLWLNACPERENPLLQRAALPTEATCSLLASPDGEKASLQLRQQVWIYHVQLEPGESHSLPLRGARAYLQSIHGSLFAGDEEAQQAKLGCGDGAFVDGESLLRLTARTPLRALVIDLPA
- a CDS encoding LysR family transcriptional regulator, with the translated sequence MAKDRALTLEALRVMDAIDRRGSFAAAADELGRVPSALSYTMQKLEEELDVVLFDRSGHRTKFTNVGRMLLERGRVLLEAADKLTTDAEALARGWETHLTIVVEALVPTYQLFPLVEKLAAKANTQISLMTEVLAGAWERLEQGRADIVIAPDMHFRASTEINTRKLYSMLSVYVASPDHPIHLEPEPLSEVTRVKYRGIAVADTARDRPVLTVTLLDKQQRLTVSSIEEKRQALLAGLGVATMPYPLVEQDIAEGRLRVVSPEYTREVDIIMAWRRDSMGEAKSWCLREIPRLLAKKS
- the dolP gene encoding division/outer membrane stress-associated lipid-binding lipoprotein, whose amino-acid sequence is MKAFSAVALVLAALMLQGCAAVVVGSAAMATKSATDPRTVGTQVDDSTLELRVSNALAKDEQIKTQARVVATAYQGKVLLTGQAPSADIASRAKQIAAGVDGATEVYNELRTGEKVTFGTSSSDTWITTKIRSQLLGSDQVKSSNVKVTTENGEVFLLGLVTPSEAKAAADVASRVSGVKHVTTAFTILQ